The nucleotide sequence TTCCAAAAATAGCGCTTTAATGGAACAATCTTTTAAAAAGCGATCTTATGAATTTAGTAAAACAGCATTTCATAAAGGTAGCCTCTACATGATAAAAACCCCTGCTGGAACTATAAGTGCTCCTCGAATTTTCGGTAAAAACAATAACTCTAACATCTCTTTAATAGAACAATATGAGCAATACCTCTCTTTAGAAGAACTACCAGTACAGGCCAATTCTTCAGAAAACATCAAACAACTTAAAGCTAGTATTAAAAATTCCAATGCTTATAATGAAAGTAATTGGACAGAACTGTTCCAATACTTAAGCTGGAATAATAGTCAGGCAGAGATCTGGCCTTTATTAAAAGAAAAATACGAGAATAGTAATAAAGGTCTTAGGTACATTTATTTAGCTGAAAAATTTGTAAAAGGTAGCGATTATCCGGATTTGCAAACTCGCAAATATTGGATGACGGAGAAAATAGCTATTTCTAATGACCCAAAAACCAAAATGGACTATATAGGATATTTTGGGGAGCAAGACGAGGTTAAATTAAGTGCGGCTGAATTAAAACAGTTAATTAAAGATGCAGATCCAGATAATAGAACCTCTTTTATAGAGATTTTAATTAAGCGCTATCCTAAAGAGGCTATGTCCATATTTAATGTGTCTGAACCTTGTGAAACTTATAAAAACTCGGGAGAGATCATAAGCTGGTTCTATGCCGATCATAACAATTTTGAAAAAGCGATAGCCTGGTCTAATTGTTCAAATTCTATAGATAAAGTAACCATAGACCAGTGGTATCTTAAAACAACAGATGTTGAGAAGATAAAAGCACGAGATTATACTTTATATATAAATTGGTTATTGATTAATGAACCATCTAAAGCTACAGCAGCGCTTATAGATATAGACCCGTGCAGTCCTAACTATAAATCTATCGCATTAGATATTGCATACGCCTTCGGAAACCAGGGGAGTTATCGTAAGGCTATTGAATGGAGCAATTGTACTACAGAATTTCCGGTGCTTACTAAATTGTTCTGGCACGCACAATTGAAGCAAACTCAAGAAATAGAGGCGCTTTATGCCAATACAAAACCTTCAAATGAAAAATTTGATGAAATTCAAGCTTTTTTAGTTTCTTACTATATTTCCGAAAAGAATTACAAAAAAGCCTGGACGCTTACTAATACCATGGCAGCATCAGCCAAAAAAGAGGAGCTTAGAACACAATTCAATAAAGACGTGCTTTATCTAGATCGCAGTCTTCAAAAAGAACTTCTACTAGAAACACCAGAACTATTTGATGCACCTATTGCAGCATCTATAAGAAAGAAAATAAGAATAACAGAAAGCGATTTTATTCAGTTAAATGGAATTATGGTGGCAGATAGGTTAGATCCTAACTATTATGAAGCCAAGCTGGGTTACGGACTTCGAGATCGTAAATACAATACACACATCTTTAGCGCAGTAAAAAATCAGGCATACAGAGTGCCTGTGGTTAATGTTGATAAAGAAAATATAGACAGAGGTTTATATGGGTTGGATTATCAATTTCAAACTGCTATAAAACCAGGAAAATTTAATTATTCCGGAGGTGCGAGGTTGGAATTTGACACTGCAGACAATGTATATTATCACTTACGAGCTGGAGCTTCTATAAGTCATGACAGCCTTTATAGCTCTGCAGCAGCATTTAGAAGGCCAGCATTAACTGGTGGGGCTTATGGATTAAAAATTTACCAAACTCAACTTAACATATACGAAGAACTAAGGATCAATAAGATCTTTAGGTCTACCTTATATTTAGAAGGAAATCATTATGATGATGATGGCACTGTAGATGCTACAGCAGCTTTGGCTTTTTACGGGAAGGTATACCAAAATGGAAGGTCTTCAATATCAGGTTTTACAGAAATTGCCGGTTTGTTAGGTAATAACGATAAAAGCAGCGGTTATCCATATTGGACATTAGAGGAAAGGCTATATGGAGGTATTGGTGCAGGATATTCTTTTAATATTCCTAAAAAAGACATTAATATAACATTAGATGCAGCTTACTTTCTAGACACTTTTTCTGATAACTTTCAGCGGTACCGAGGAAGTTTCAGCTACCCTTTTTATGATAAGCTCTATTTTAGCGGTAATCTGGAATTCTACACCTTGAAGAACTTTTATTCTAATAATTTTGGAATAGGGCTTAAATATTATTTAGATTAAGAGAACGCATAAAGTATGAACAGAATAGATCTACCATACCATCTAATAATTCCTGCTCTTATTGCTGTATTTGCCCTTCTTGCTATATCCTACAAAAGAAAGAGCATGTTCTTTAGTGGAAAGCGCAAGTGGTTATGGATTGGTTTAACCGTGTTCTTTAGTTTCTATTTAATAATAGTTGGTGCAGCCGCATATTCTGATATTTCGTTGAAACTCACTTTGCTTGAATTTGATTTGAATGGGGATAATTTTTTTAGCGGGACTGAAATTACACCTCAGCAAAAGATCGCTATGCAAAAGGTAAGTTCTGATACCGCAAGAAACTTTTCTGTTATTACCGGTTTTATTATTTCAGGAATTTTGGCTTTTGTAGTATTTCTAATTGGTAAAACCTCTGAAAGATTATAGAAAAAAAGAACAATTCAGAACTTAGGGTAGCTCTCGGAAATCTATAAATTATCAGAATTCTTAACTATAGCAACCCTATTAGTCCTTTTTTTGAATTAGATACGCAAAAGCCTCCATACCCTTAGTATGATCAAAAATTACTTTGAGAACACCTATAATTGGTAAGGCTATAATGGCACCTACAATTCCCCATAATGCAGAGAATAGAATAACACCAAAAACGGTGATAAATGGATTTAAATTCGTTTCATCTCCAATAATCCAAGGTGTAAGTATATAATTTTCTAATAATTGAGCAGCAGCAATTACGGCTATCACAATAAGTGCAGGAGTTGCACCAGCATATAGAAATGACAATAATACTGCAACACCACCTCCTATTATATTTCCAACATATGGAATGATAGAAAACAAAGACGCAAAAAGTGCTAAGAACAGCGCATATGGAACAGAACCTAAAATAAACCCTAAATAATAGATCCCAAATAAAAGAATCATGATTTTTCCTTTTCCGAAAAGATAACTTGTAATTATTTTTGATGAGTTGCTAAGAAGAGATCCCATAGCTTCAGAATTAGAGGTCAATTTTTTAAAAAAGCGGATAAACATGACCTTTTGCATTAATAGAAGAACTATATAGATGAAGATTACAAAAGATTGTGAAAGAAGATTAATAATAGAAGATAGAAATACTCCGGCAACACTTTCCATTTTTTGAACTAGCCTCTTATTATTGTCTATATAATCTTTATAATCCCAATTTAAATTCTGATTTGCCCACTGTGAAAGATCATTTAATTTACCGGTGGCCTTTTCTTTAATTGTTGGCCAATCTCCAGCCATGGTATTGATCTGAGAACCTATTAGCCATGTGAATAGAAAAAATATTACTAGCATTAAAATTACAGAGAGTGTTATAGCCAACCAATTTGGTACTCCCCACTTTTTCATTTTCTTGGCAGGTTTATCTAAAAGAACTGCAATAATAGCTGCTATAAAAAGAGGAAGTAGAAGGCTGGAACCTATGTAAAGTATTGCAGAGATGCTTCCAAATATAAGTATTGCTTTAATTAGATAGCTGCCAGAAATACTTATTTTAGAATTACTCATATGATGAATTTTGAAATGGAAGACTTAATTTGATCTTCATTCTTAAATGTAAATTTAGCCGATTTTTTTAATCTAGACTCCTAGGTGTTTTGTTAAATCTAAAAGCATTGCGCTCTCCTTGAAATTCACAAAAGCACTTTAATTAAAAACGAATAATTTTGTATAAGGATAAGGAAATTTTAGAGTTTTTGAGGAGCTAAATTTTATTAAATTAGTGAACGATGCCTCGATCTAACTAAAGAAGTCTACAAAACATGGATACAGAATATGATTATGTAATAGTTGGTAGTGGTTTTGGAGGTTCTGTAAGTGCTCTTAGATTATCAGAAAAAGGTTATAAGGTTCTGGTAATAGAAAAAGGAAAATGGTTTAAAGCAAAAGATTTCCCTAAAACCAATTGGAATTTTAGAAGATGGCTTTGGATGCCGAAATTAAAATTTTTCGGTATTATGAAACTATCAATCTTTAGACATATTGCAATTATTTCTGGTACTGGTGTAGGCGGTGGATCTTTGGTTTACGCCAATACCTTACCAACTCCCAAAACAGCGTTCTTTAATTCTGGAAGCTGGAAAGATCTAGAAGCGTGGGAACATACATTAAAACCTTTTTACCAGGAGGCACTTAAAATGTTAGGTGCAGCACAAAATCCAAAATTATTTGATGGCGATCTTGGGCTCCAAAAAGTTGCAGAAGATCTAGATATCAAAGAAAATTTTGAAGCTACGCGAGTTGCAGTATTCTTCGGAAAACCAAATATTACCCAAAAAGACCCCTACTTTAATGGCGAAGGGCCAGATAGGTCTGGTTGTACCTTTTGCGGTGCATGCATGACGGGCTGCAGATATAATGCAAAGAACACCTTAGATATGAATTACCTTTATCTAGCTCAAAAAAACGGAGCAGAGATCATAGCAGAAAATGAGGTTATAGATGTGCAATCGATCCATGCCAAAGATGGTTCAGAAGGATATGAGGTTTTAACAAGAAGTAGCACTAAATGGCTGAATCAGAATAGAAAGATCACCACAAAGGGGGTAATCTTTTCTGGAGGAGTTCTTGGAACTGTGAAATTGCTGCTAAAACTAAAAAAGAAATCGCTACAGCTACTATCTAATAAAGTAGGTGAAGATATAAGAAGTAACAATGAAACATTAATAAGTGTATCTGGGTTGAATAAGGAAAAGAATTATTCTAGAGGTGTGGCAATAGGAAGTATTTTAAATACAGATGAGAATAGTCATCTAGAGATCTGTAGGTACGGAGAAGGATCAGACGCATGGAAGCTAGCACATTTACCTTACGTAACCGGTTCTAATGTAGCTTCCCGTATTTTCAAAACGCTGGTAAAACTCTTTAAAAATCCTATAGACTATTTTAAGATATATTTCGTGAACGGTTGGTCTAAGAATACCGTTGTGCTACTTTTTATGCAAACTTTAGATAGCACTCTAAAATTTAAAAGAAATATTTTTGGGCATATGTATTCTACGGTAAGTACCGGGAAGGCTCCTACTCCATTCATTCCGGAATCTATACAACTAGCAAAGGCGTATCGCAAAGCAATAAATGGAGTTAGTACATCCTTCGCTTTAGCAACATTAGCAGGTATACCATCTACTGCACATATATTAGGGGGTGCCGTTATGGGAGAAAATATAGATACAGGTGTTATAGATAAACATAATAAGGTTTTTGGTTATAAGAATATGTTTGTAATAGATGGCGCCATGATCTCATCTAATCCAGGAGTGAATCCTTCACTAACCATCACAGCAATAGCAGAGCATGCTATGGACCAAATTCCTGCAAAGACTCTTTAACTAACACTCTCATTTTGTAAGCTAGAATTTTGAAAAAGGCTAAATACCTTTAATTCTAGTAGATAATAAATCCTGTTACAACAAAAAAATTATATTTAAGAAAGTATTTTACTCAATACTCCTATCCTCAAAACATAATAGCTAGTTTCTTTAACACACTTATGTTAAAGATTGTTATCAAAAAACATAATTTTCTTCTAATACTGTAATTTTATATTAAGAGGAAAATTTCCTCCTTATTTATAATTAATTAAAAAATATTAATATGAAAACTCCTAATTACGAAAACCAACAAGGAAAGCACCCAATCCCACATGCTGAAGGAATTTTAGACGACGCAAAAAGTGTTGAAGAAAAAAGAAATGAGGATAAAAATAAAGACAAGAAATAAATTGTTTTTTAAGGATCGAACAGTAATTATATAATAATCATACACGATCTATTTGAAGTAATTACTAGCATAAATACATTAAAACAATTTGAGTAAATCCCGCTGTTGAAAAAAGTACTATTTACTATTTCCTAGCTGGGCGATAAATTCAAAAACATAAACTTAAAATTATGAGTCAGCAAAATCCAAATCCAGAGAAAACGAGTAAGAAAGAGCAAGCTATTAATCATGAGGCAACTCAAGGAGCAAAGATTAATCATCAGGTAAAAGATAAAAAAGAACACACAGCTCCAAGAGACAATTTATCTTCAAAATCATGATAACATTAATATAAGGATATTTAGAATCAACATTTTCTAAATATCCTTTTTCTTTTTTAGACTATTACTTCCCATTCCATATTTTTCCAAGCATTCTTCGCTTTATTTCCTCTTCAGCATCTTTTAGCTACCGTTAATTAAAGACGAGATCAATATTTAACAATTATTAGATCTAAAAATTAGACATATAAGCTGCAACATTCAATAAAATAAGGACTTCACAATACTTCCAACAGGCAATAGCCCTTCTAAATATTATCATTTTCAAGTTATAAGCAGACATTAGAATGAGATATCTTTAATTACCAATTACAAAGAGCTCATGAATAAAAACAACATTGCTATTATAGGATCTGGTGCTACTGCACTCTATTTTATTAATCATATTGCGGAACATCTGAGAATTTTTAATACTATTATAGATGAGATAAGCATCTTTGAAAAAGGAGCTCTTATGGGAATAGGAATGCCTTATAACCCTGAAACAACAGACATTTATAATCTTGCCAATATCTCTTCTGAAGAGATCCCAGAGCTTCCTACAAGTTTTGGGGATTGGCTGAGAGGGCAGGATACAGCATTATTAAAATCATGGAACATCGTTAATCTGCCAATAGATGATACTAAGGTATATAGCAGGATCTCTTTAGGGGCTTACTTTCAGGACCAATACAATAACATTATCAAAAAACTTTGTGAGGGTGGGATTCTAGTGCATCAATTAAAAGAAGAGGAAGTAATAGATATTGAAACTGTAAATGAACAAGTAATTATAAAGACTTCCAAAGGAACTACAAGAGAATTTGAGAAGGTAATCATCGCTACCGGACACCATTGGTCTGAGGGAGATAACTTAGATATTGGATATTATTCATCTCCATGGCCTATTCAAAAATTATTGCCTTCTCCGGGTAATTTTTACAACTTCACTATAGGAACTCTTGGAGCCTCTTTAAGTGCATTTGATGTAGTAACATCTCTAGCTCACAGACACGGTAGGTTTAGCAAAATTAACGGGGAGCTTAATTATAAGCTATATTCCGAAGCTAAAGGTTTTAAAATAAGCATGCACTCCTCTGGAGGGTGGCTACCACATTTGCAATATGAACAAGAATTTCCCATGCGTGAGATATATAGGCACGTAAAGAAAGAAAAGATGCTATCACTCATAGATAAAGACGGATTTCTTCGGATACATACTTTTTTCGATAAGGTTTGTAGAAACGCATTGATTAAAGCCTTTGAAAGAGATCAAAAATTTGAGATGGCAAGCAAGCTGAAAGAGGAACGTATCAACTTTAAAGAATTTGTAGAACTGATGTCTTTAGAGCATGAGTATTCAGATTCTTTTGAAGGTATGAGAAAAGAACGAATAGAAGCCCGCAATTCTATCAAGAACAACAAGCCTATTTATTGGAAGGAAACTTTAGATGATCTTATGTATTGCTTAAATTTTCATGCTGAATTGTTACCTGCAGAAGATCACTTATTTTTTCGCAATGAAGTGATGTCATTCTTAATGAATGTAATTGCAGCACTACCCTTATCTTCTGCAGATATTCTTCTGGCACTCTATGATGCAGACTGCATAGAGCTAGTTACAGGTAAAGTTGAAGTAATGGAGGACGCTGTAAATAAGAACCGCACTCATATTAAAGTTGAACAAGAAGATGGCACAAAGATTCCATTAGACTATAAAATGTTTGTGAACTGTGCCGGACAAAAAAATATTGATCTAGAACAATTTCCCTTTACCTCACTTATTAAAGGTGGAAAAGTGAGAAAAGCGAGAGCACAGTTTGAGAAAGTAAAAACTAGTAATGAACTTCCTGAAAGCGTAAATAGAGAACTGATCTTTACAGATCAAGATAAACTCAGTCTTTATACAGGAGGTATAGATGTAGATGCAGCCTATAGATTGATAGACGAGGATGGAACTCCAAATAACAATATCTTCGATATAAGTTTTACACATACTTCCGGATGCAGACCTTATTCTTATGGACTGCAAGCTTGTAGTGCAACCAGTAAGATCCTAACCGAAGTGTGGCTATCTGCTATTTCAGAAAGATCTGAAATTAATGTTGAGATAGAGAAAATTACAAGTCTTTACACCGAAAATGATATTTAATCATCTTACCTGATTTATAATTAAGGTGAAAAGTGCTGCAAGTCTATTTCAACATTAGAGCTTCAGATTAAGTTTCAATTTTAAGAATGATCAGATCACTTTAAATACTGGTTAACTAAGAGTATTAATAACTATGATCATCTAATCTTACTTTTCCAGCAAAGGTCTTGTAAACAAAATAGGTATACCCTAAAACAAGAGGAGTACCAATTAAAACCATGGTTAGACTAATTCCCAAGGATTTATCTGAAGAGGCAGCGTTATATATTGTAATACTATTAGCAGGGTCTATGGTAGAATATAAAAGAGTGGGATAAAGTTCTATTGCTACCAGCACCATCATTAAAGAAATAGTTAAGGCTGAAAAGAAAAAAGCAATTTTGAATCTTCTCTTACTCGCTAGTCTTGGGATGTTTGCAATACTTAAAAATGTAAGAACGGGAATTATAAATAAGATAGGATTTGCTTTAAAATCGTCGCTTAGATGAGGAATATAAATAAGAGTGTACAAAGATGTTATAACAAAGAATACAATAAATAGAATGATTCCTTTTTTTAGCAATCCTTCAAGCTTATCAAAAAGTTTTCCTTCGGTTTTTAGAAGGAGATAAATTGCACCGTGAGACATAAACAGGAATAGTGTAGTAAAGCCCGTGATTATAGCATACGGATTTAAAAATCCTAAAAAAGGACTTCCATCATATTCCTGATCTGGACCTATCGGAATTCCCTGTAACACATTACCTAAAACTACTCCAAGAAGAAAAGCCAACATAATACTGCTTACACTATAAGCAATATCCCACATTTTGCGCCACCATAACATTTCCTCCTTACTTCTAAATTCTATAGAGATCGCTCTAAATATAATAAACATTAAAAATAGCATGAATGGAATATACATACCCGAGAAGAAAGTACCATACATAACTGGAAAACCGGCAAATAAAGCACCCCCGCCAATAACCAACCAAACTTCATTCCCATCCCAAACAGGACCTACGGCATTAAGCGCTATGCGTCTACTATGTTCCTTTTTAAAAAATAAATGCCAGGCACCTGCACCAAAATCAAATCCGTCTAAAATTGCATAGCCAGAAAATAAGCCACCTACTACCAAGAACCAAAGAGTTGGATAATCTATTCCTAAAAATGTTTCCATAATTCTAAGCGTTTATTGATTTAGCAACTTCATCTGTAATTTCTCTGGTAAGCTTTCTTTCTCCCATATCATCATCATTTTCATCATAGGGACCATGTTTTATTTTTTTATTTAAGAGGTATAGAAATAAGAACAATAACAAAGAGTAAACTAATAAGAATAGAATTAATGAAAATACGATCTGATTTGCTGTTACAGCTTGAGAAAAAGCTTCAGAAGTTCTTAGATGGCCATATACAACCCAGGGTTGCCTTCCCATTTCTGCAGCAAACCACCCTACTTGATTCCCGATCTGAGCAAGTATTACAGAAAAAACAAAGATCTTCAAGACCCACCTTTTTTCAAATAACTTTCCTCTCCACCATAAAAAAGAGGCATATAATGTGAGTGCAATAAAGAACATTCCTATAGCAATCATTATATGATAAAACTGAAAGACCGCATTTACTTGGCCAGGTCTATCTTCTTCAGGAAATGCATTTAAACCTATAACCGGAGCATCAAAATCCTGATCTATTAAAAATGACAGTCCTCCGGGAATCTTTAAGCCTGTAACTTCTTGACTCTCATTATCCACCCATCCAAAGAGATACATATCTGCGGGCGCGCTTGCCTCATAATGTCCTTCTAATGCTGCGAGTTTAGCTGGTTGATTTTCTGCAACTCCATTTGCAGAGCTATGACCTGTAACCAATTGCAGTAAAGAGAACACTGTTGCGACTCCTAAGGCAATTTTAAATGCCATTTTTGAAATCTCCACATATCTTCCTTTTAATAAATAATAAGCATGAACACTCAAAACTAGAAAAGCTCCTGCAAGAAATGCTGCAAACCATGTATGAGTTAATCTATCCACACTAGAGGGGTTAAATACCATTGCCCAAAAATCTGTTATTTCGGCTCGGGCGTTCATACCTTCCCCTACTATATGATAACCTGCCGGAGTTTGCTGCCAGCTATTTGCTACTACTATCCACACCGCAGAGAACATAGAGCCAAGAAATACTCCTATAGTTGAGACCAGGTGAACCCATGGTTTTACACGATTCCAACCAAAAAGTAATATTCCCAGAAAACCACTTTCTAAGGCAAATGCAAAGATTCCTTCTGCAGCAAGGGCGCTTCCAAAAATATCTCCAACGTATCTAGAATAGGTTGCCCAATTGGTACCAAATTCAAATTCCATTACAATTCCTGTAACTACTCCTATCCCAAATGTTAAGGCGAAAATCTTGGTCCAGAATTTAGCAAGAATATGATATTTTTCATTTTTAGTTCTAATCCATAGACTTTCCATGATAACCATGATTAAACCTAAACCAATACTTAGCGGAGGATAGATATAATGAAAGGAAATGGTAAATGCGAATTGTATTCGAGCGAGGATTTCAGTGTCCATTTATGTACTATTTGGAATAATAAAGGTAGGTAGAATTTTCAAGATTTTTATGTCACTTTAGTTACATCAAACTAAAAAAAAGAAGATTATAGCACCAAATATTAAAGGTAATTTGAAGTAACGCCGCATCACCAATAACTATATCCCAAGGCTGATGGAAAATTCAGATAAATCTTTTACTCTAGGTAACAATAGTCACCTTTTAAGCTAAATGTAATTGATATTTTTGCAGAATGAGGCTTGCTTTTACTTACATAGTATCTCTTATTCTATTTAGCAATAGCCTGATGCTTACAATTACTTATGGCTGGTATAAGCTAAATATTGAAAGTTTTATAGAGCAGTTATGTGAGAACAAAGATAAACCCGCACTAGAATGTAATGGGAAATGTTTTCTTACTAAAATTTCTGATGATTCTTCCAGCGATAGTAAGAGTAACATTCCAAAGATAGAGAGACAGGAATTACTATATTATCAAGCCACTAATATCTTCGAAATCTTACATTCACCTCTAAAATTGAAAGAAGCTAATTTTTATTATCATGAGGTTGATACAAATTCATATACGATTTCAATATTTCATCCTCCTAGATATTCCTAATTAAATAGTAAAAAATACCCTAGAGCTTGTATTAAAAATACCTGCTCTCAGTCAATATGCTATTAATTTTGAATAATATCTAATGAAATTTATTAAAATAGCGCTTCTATGCGCACTATTACCCATGTCTCTTAAAGCACAAGAGACCTATAAAAAAGAACAAGATTCTACACGAGATCCTATAGAACTGAATACAGTAATTCTTATAGGAAAAGGATTGTTAAATCCAGTGCTAAGTATGCAAAAGATAGATTTGCCTAAAAAAGTGGTTCAACCTAAGAATGTAGCAGATCTATTTAGTGATCTTAATGGTTTTTCACTCATTAAACGCGGTAACTATGCCATTGATCCATCGTTTAGAGCATCGCAATATGAACAATTAAATATACAATTTGATGGAGGGACAAAAGTAATGAATGCATGTCCTAACCGAATGGATCCCATCACAACACACGTAATTCCTGAAGAAATAGAACGTATAGAGGTAATTAAAGGACCATACACTGTACGTTTTGGAGCAACCTTTGGAGGAATTGTTAATCTTGTAACCCAAGAACCAAACACCTTAACTACTGGTTTTCATGGCAGCCTAAGTTCGGGGTATGAAACTAACGGCAATGCATTAGTTTCTTCTCTTGTTTTACAACAGGTTAGTGACACTTATGATGTAAAGGTAAATGCAGGATATCGCGATTTTGGTAATTATGAGGACGGTGATGGGACAGAAATCCCTTCAGCTTT is from Gillisia sp. Hel1_33_143 and encodes:
- a CDS encoding cytochrome ubiquinol oxidase subunit I gives rise to the protein MDTEILARIQFAFTISFHYIYPPLSIGLGLIMVIMESLWIRTKNEKYHILAKFWTKIFALTFGIGVVTGIVMEFEFGTNWATYSRYVGDIFGSALAAEGIFAFALESGFLGILLFGWNRVKPWVHLVSTIGVFLGSMFSAVWIVVANSWQQTPAGYHIVGEGMNARAEITDFWAMVFNPSSVDRLTHTWFAAFLAGAFLVLSVHAYYLLKGRYVEISKMAFKIALGVATVFSLLQLVTGHSSANGVAENQPAKLAALEGHYEASAPADMYLFGWVDNESQEVTGLKIPGGLSFLIDQDFDAPVIGLNAFPEEDRPGQVNAVFQFYHIMIAIGMFFIALTLYASFLWWRGKLFEKRWVLKIFVFSVILAQIGNQVGWFAAEMGRQPWVVYGHLRTSEAFSQAVTANQIVFSLILFLLVYSLLLFLFLYLLNKKIKHGPYDENDDDMGERKLTREITDEVAKSINA